One Leclercia pneumoniae genomic region harbors:
- a CDS encoding VENN motif pre-toxin domain-containing protein — protein MAGALAGASAPELAHLIKSTEEDPAVNTLAHAILGGAVAALQGNNAAAGAMGAAAGELAAKAIIATMYPGKSVNDLNESEMQTVSTLASISAGMAGGLVGNSTASVGAGAQAGKNAVENNSLSPESFGKGMADMGLSQQSLAVSMIQNGATADELTEALIKNSQGQIPEGQDAVKGLLTAWGEFFGVPVSALTADGEMTPQRAAEILASGVPTSEAKLIQYVAAKAFLSVAKSSDLGLSPTNQKYVDILSPEAKQHILYGDSPTQGGHLYPGNPGKTVFPQSWSADKVVHTVGDIATSPDTKWFAQTGTGGTYTNAGRPARWVAWEEREGVRVRVVYEPASGKIVTAFPDNNPAPPALKAIKK, from the coding sequence GTGGCCGGCGCGCTGGCCGGCGCATCGGCACCGGAACTGGCGCATCTTATCAAATCCACCGAAGAAGACCCGGCGGTGAACACCCTCGCACACGCCATTCTCGGCGGGGCGGTGGCGGCACTGCAGGGCAATAACGCAGCGGCGGGTGCGATGGGGGCGGCTGCGGGTGAGCTCGCGGCAAAAGCGATAATTGCGACGATGTATCCGGGTAAATCGGTCAATGACCTGAATGAATCAGAAATGCAGACCGTCAGTACCCTGGCATCGATATCCGCAGGCATGGCTGGTGGGCTGGTGGGAAACAGCACGGCCTCGGTGGGTGCGGGGGCACAGGCCGGGAAGAATGCGGTTGAGAATAACTCGCTGAGTCCTGAAAGCTTCGGAAAAGGCATGGCTGATATGGGGTTATCCCAGCAGTCGCTTGCTGTCAGTATGATCCAGAATGGCGCTACAGCAGATGAGTTAACAGAAGCGCTGATTAAAAACTCACAGGGTCAGATACCTGAAGGGCAGGATGCAGTTAAAGGTCTGTTAACCGCCTGGGGCGAGTTCTTTGGGGTTCCGGTCAGTGCGTTGACGGCTGATGGAGAAATGACGCCGCAACGGGCAGCGGAAATCCTGGCGAGTGGTGTGCCGACCAGTGAAGCAAAACTGATTCAGTATGTAGCAGCTAAAGCGTTTTTATCTGTTGCGAAAAGCTCCGATCTTGGATTATCACCTACAAACCAGAAATATGTGGATATCCTTTCGCCGGAAGCGAAACAGCATATTTTATATGGGGATAGCCCTACACAAGGTGGACATCTGTATCCCGGAAATCCAGGAAAAACAGTTTTCCCTCAAAGTTGGTCAGCAGACAAGGTTGTTCATACTGTGGGTGATATAGCTACTTCACCCGATACCAAATGGTTTGCCCAGACCGGAACGGGCGGGACGTATACAAATGCAGGGAGACCAGCAAGATGGGTTGCCTGGGAAGAGCGAGAGGGTGTTAGAGTTCGTGTGGTATACGAGCCAGCTAGTGGGAAAATAGTAACAGCGTTCCCGGATAATAATCCGGCTCCTCCAGCTTTAAAGGCAATTAAGAAATAG
- a CDS encoding MafI family immunity protein — translation MDINDKIRSLGERLKDRLDPSLVDFALDYIGFSENVLAFETLCDHIADHDVVISKDEYTQVLKIANDLGLEINSRYTYINPEK, via the coding sequence ATGGATATTAATGACAAAATTAGATCATTAGGTGAAAGGTTAAAGGATCGGTTGGATCCTTCGCTAGTTGACTTTGCCCTAGATTATATTGGGTTCTCAGAGAACGTATTAGCATTCGAAACGCTATGTGATCACATCGCTGATCATGATGTTGTGATTAGCAAAGATGAATACACACAAGTGCTTAAAATAGCTAATGATCTTGGACTAGAAATAAATAGTAGATATACATATATCAATCCAGAGAAATAA
- a CDS encoding SymE family type I addiction module toxin: MLSTAQKCLNYPWRFSIRHFYHHNYQATQYSRSPSLRLNGNWLADAGFSTDRAVTVSVEPGRLVIEPVKG, translated from the coding sequence ATATTATCAACGGCTCAGAAGTGTCTAAATTATCCGTGGCGATTCAGTATCCGGCATTTTTATCACCACAACTACCAGGCCACTCAGTATTCCCGCAGCCCCAGCCTGCGTCTCAACGGCAACTGGCTGGCAGATGCGGGATTCAGCACCGACAGGGCGGTTACGGTCAGCGTGGAACCGGGACGACTGGTGATCGAGCCGGTTAAGGGCTGA
- a CDS encoding AAA family ATPase, which translates to MIKTLHIENYRSIRRLSLDLEQLNIVFGPNGTGKSNIYKAIHLMHSAAQGQFSQALANEGGILKVFWAGKTRSDQLRRMNLAVETETYEYELQVGFVERLPYPSQFQLDPVIKEETIWLSQQHRRPSARLMQRKNQTVFLNNVHHEKVTHSGTLYENESVFGQLGEPHLYPEVSQMRESLRNWRFYHEFSVASGSAMRAPQVGFRSPVLASDGANLAAAFQTIVEIGDELLLMRILDQAFPGCVFYSDNRDGRFRMMMQREGLSRPLEPAEFSDGTLRFLCLAVALLSPRPPAFIALNEPENSLHPQMLPALASLIAEASRYSQIWLTSHSPELATLIEKHRSFSLYQLSMAEGETRMERLD; encoded by the coding sequence ATGATCAAGACGCTGCATATCGAAAACTACCGCTCCATCCGCCGCCTGTCGTTGGATCTGGAGCAGCTTAATATCGTTTTCGGGCCAAACGGCACCGGTAAATCAAACATCTATAAAGCTATCCATCTGATGCACAGCGCGGCGCAGGGGCAGTTTTCTCAGGCGCTGGCGAACGAGGGCGGGATTTTAAAGGTGTTCTGGGCCGGCAAGACGCGCAGCGACCAGCTGCGGCGGATGAATCTGGCGGTAGAGACCGAAACGTACGAGTACGAGCTGCAGGTGGGGTTTGTTGAGAGACTGCCGTATCCGTCGCAGTTTCAGCTGGATCCGGTGATAAAAGAGGAGACTATCTGGTTGAGCCAGCAGCACCGCCGCCCCTCGGCGCGGCTGATGCAGCGTAAAAACCAGACTGTGTTCCTGAACAACGTGCATCACGAAAAAGTGACCCACAGCGGCACGCTGTATGAGAATGAGTCGGTGTTTGGTCAACTGGGGGAGCCGCATCTGTACCCTGAGGTATCGCAGATGCGCGAATCGCTACGCAACTGGCGTTTTTATCATGAGTTTTCGGTGGCTTCTGGCTCGGCGATGCGCGCCCCGCAGGTGGGATTCCGCTCCCCGGTGCTGGCGAGCGACGGCGCAAACCTGGCGGCGGCCTTTCAGACCATTGTGGAGATTGGCGACGAGCTGCTGCTGATGCGAATTCTCGATCAGGCCTTCCCCGGCTGCGTGTTTTACAGCGACAACCGCGACGGCCGTTTTCGGATGATGATGCAGCGCGAGGGGCTAAGCCGCCCGCTGGAGCCTGCTGAGTTTTCTGATGGTACGCTACGCTTTCTCTGCCTGGCGGTGGCGCTGCTCAGCCCGCGTCCGCCAGCGTTTATCGCCCTCAACGAACCGGAAAATAGCCTGCACCCGCAGATGCTGCCTGCGCTGGCAAGCCTGATCGCCGAAGCCAGCCGCTATTCGCAGATCTGGCTGACCAGCCACTCGCCAGAGCTGGCGACCTTAATTGAGAAGCACCGTTCGTTTTCGCTGTACCAGCTGTCGATGGCGGAGGGCGAGACGCGGATGGAGAGGCTGGATTAG
- a CDS encoding YbgA family protein — protein MNTKPVLGISGCLTGSAVRFDGGHKRMGFVMNELAQWVSFKPVCPEMAIGLPVPRPALRLVQTTDGETRMRFSKDSTEDVSEKMASFAASYLPGISDFAGFIVCAKSPSCGMERVRLYDEQGNRGAKAGTGLFTAALMEKYPWLPVEEDGRLHDPVLRENFVERVFALHELNTLRANGLSRRALLDFHSRYKLQLLSHHQAGYRAIGPFVASLYEWDDLNAFFEVYRDKLMAILKQPASRKNHTNVLMHVQGYFRNQLNARQRDELREVILNYRAGLLPILAPLTLLKHYLAEHPHSYLLTQNYFDPYPNHLGLRLATG, from the coding sequence ATGAATACGAAACCCGTACTCGGAATTAGCGGATGTTTAACCGGGTCCGCCGTGCGCTTCGACGGCGGTCATAAACGCATGGGCTTTGTGATGAACGAGCTGGCCCAGTGGGTAAGCTTTAAACCGGTTTGCCCTGAAATGGCGATTGGCCTGCCGGTACCGCGCCCGGCGCTGAGGCTGGTCCAGACCACCGACGGTGAAACGCGTATGCGTTTTAGCAAGGACAGCACCGAAGACGTATCAGAGAAAATGGCGAGCTTTGCCGCCAGCTACCTGCCGGGCATCAGTGACTTTGCCGGGTTTATCGTCTGCGCCAAATCTCCGAGCTGCGGCATGGAACGCGTACGGTTATACGATGAGCAAGGCAACCGGGGGGCGAAAGCCGGCACCGGGCTGTTCACCGCCGCCCTGATGGAGAAGTATCCATGGCTGCCCGTCGAGGAGGACGGTCGCCTGCACGATCCCGTACTGCGCGAGAACTTTGTCGAGCGGGTCTTTGCCCTGCATGAACTGAATACCCTGCGCGCAAACGGCCTGAGCCGCCGCGCCCTGCTCGATTTTCACAGCCGCTATAAACTGCAGCTGTTGTCCCACCATCAGGCGGGATATCGCGCTATCGGGCCTTTTGTTGCCTCGCTGTATGAGTGGGACGACCTGAACGCCTTTTTCGAGGTTTACCGGGATAAGCTGATGGCGATCCTGAAGCAACCCGCCTCGCGCAAGAATCACACTAACGTGCTGATGCACGTGCAGGGCTATTTCCGTAATCAGCTTAACGCCCGCCAGCGCGACGAGTTACGCGAAGTGATCCTTAACTACCGCGCCGGTCTGTTACCGATCCTCGCCCCGCTGACGCTGTTGAAACATTATCTTGCGGAACACCCACACAGTTATCTGCTGACGCAAAACTACTTTGATCCCTACCCTAATCATTTAGGTTTACGTCTTGCTACTGGCTAA
- the uraH gene encoding hydroxyisourate hydrolase yields MKKSAALLMLSSLAFAPAAFSAPVGTLSVHILNQQTGVPSSDVTVTLEKEQQGNWAQLASGKTDQDGRIKSLYPQDKEMEPGVYRVVFKTGDYFKSQKADSFFPEIPVLFTVTRTNEKLHIPLLLSQYGYSTYKGS; encoded by the coding sequence ATGAAAAAAAGTGCCGCACTGCTGATGTTGTCCTCCCTCGCTTTCGCCCCTGCCGCCTTTAGCGCCCCGGTCGGTACGCTTAGCGTGCATATTCTTAATCAGCAGACAGGTGTCCCCTCGTCTGACGTGACCGTTACCCTGGAAAAAGAGCAGCAGGGTAACTGGGCTCAGCTTGCCAGCGGTAAAACGGACCAGGATGGCCGCATCAAATCACTCTATCCGCAGGACAAGGAGATGGAGCCGGGCGTTTATCGCGTTGTCTTCAAAACGGGCGACTATTTCAAAAGCCAGAAGGCCGACAGCTTCTTCCCTGAGATCCCGGTGCTCTTCACCGTTACTCGCACCAACGAAAAACTGCACATCCCACTGCTGCTTAGCCAGTATGGCTATTCAACCTACAAAGGCAGCTGA
- a CDS encoding MerR family transcriptional regulator codes for MAYSIGEFAKLCGITATTLRAWQRRYGLLKPLRTDGGHRQYSEEDVQQALKILDWVKKGVPIGQVKPLLERPTARRTNNWQTLQESMLQRLKEGKIDALRQLVYNAGREYPRPELVTEVLRPLRSQVSARVPAMMTLREILDGIIIAYTSFCLEGDKKAPGDNYLITGWHLSDPCEIWLEALKRTGQGHRIDVLPIPPAALAPEILPERKWLLIASGKLSAARKKQIEQWQQAVALEVVIL; via the coding sequence ATGGCTTACTCCATTGGCGAATTCGCCAAACTTTGTGGCATTACAGCCACCACGCTGCGCGCGTGGCAGCGCCGCTACGGTTTGCTTAAACCGCTGCGTACCGATGGCGGCCACCGTCAGTACAGCGAAGAGGATGTTCAGCAAGCGCTTAAAATCCTCGACTGGGTAAAAAAAGGGGTGCCGATTGGCCAGGTTAAACCCCTGCTCGAGCGCCCTACCGCGCGGCGTACCAACAACTGGCAGACGCTCCAGGAGAGCATGCTGCAGCGTCTGAAAGAGGGCAAAATCGATGCCCTGCGCCAGTTGGTGTACAACGCCGGCCGGGAATACCCCAGACCAGAGCTGGTCACCGAAGTATTGCGTCCGCTGCGCAGCCAGGTCTCGGCGCGCGTGCCGGCAATGATGACCCTGCGTGAGATCCTCGACGGCATTATCATTGCCTACACCTCGTTCTGCCTTGAAGGGGATAAAAAAGCCCCTGGCGACAACTATTTAATTACCGGCTGGCACCTGAGCGATCCCTGTGAAATCTGGCTCGAAGCCTTAAAACGCACCGGGCAGGGTCACCGTATCGATGTGCTGCCCATCCCGCCAGCCGCCCTGGCACCCGAGATATTGCCGGAGCGCAAATGGCTGCTGATCGCCAGCGGCAAACTGAGCGCCGCCCGAAAAAAACAGATAGAGCAGTGGCAGCAGGCAGTCGCGCTTGAGGTGGTCATCCTCTAG
- a CDS encoding lipocalin family protein: MKLWPVVTGVAIALTLVACKTPTPPKGVQPITHFDASRYLGKWYEIARLENRFERGLEQVTATYGQRSDGGISVLNRGYDPRKQKWNESEGKAYFTGAPTTAALKVSFFGPFYGGYNVIALDDEYKYALVSGPNRDYLWILARTPTIPDKVKDDYVHIARSLGFRVDQLVWVKH; this comes from the coding sequence ATGAAATTATGGCCAGTTGTGACCGGTGTGGCGATCGCGCTGACGCTGGTAGCGTGCAAAACGCCCACCCCGCCGAAAGGGGTGCAGCCGATTACCCATTTTGATGCCTCGCGCTATCTCGGCAAATGGTATGAAATCGCCCGCCTGGAAAACCGCTTCGAACGCGGACTGGAGCAGGTGACTGCCACCTACGGCCAGCGCAGCGACGGCGGTATTAGCGTGCTGAACCGGGGTTACGATCCACGTAAACAAAAATGGAACGAAAGCGAAGGCAAAGCGTACTTTACCGGTGCGCCGACCACCGCCGCCCTGAAGGTGTCATTCTTTGGGCCTTTCTACGGCGGGTATAACGTGATTGCCCTGGATGATGAGTATAAATATGCGCTGGTAAGCGGCCCGAACCGTGATTACCTGTGGATCCTGGCGCGTACGCCAACCATCCCGGATAAGGTGAAAGACGATTACGTGCACATCGCCCGTAGCCTCGGCTTCCGCGTCGATCAGCTGGTCTGGGTGAAACACTAA
- a CDS encoding class I SAM-dependent methyltransferase, with product MTWQAYRGKAPANMTIYSASFPDVSDKWPMKDETTREINAIDRALKADPSLQPPLIEQGDRGELTLIAQHAWSQEAFRHRPALAAWRVRLVPSALALFAVQNPLEDKLPEGTVMDSASRQWFIHANDAIGVRSRARVLATLVDKYIHNDIESDWVSLASGAAIPVLEALCAAKLDGQKVHLSLVDDDPVALRWAETMAAQQRLVVGEQITLLRRNLVYHLIRNDDLVLELGEQQAELVDALGIFEYFNHDDAVTFLKRALRLVKPGGAVILSNMLNTSPQIDFALRCIGWQHLFPRSLDELQEIHLAAGVPVENVTVVVPEDGVYAVMEVRLP from the coding sequence ATGACCTGGCAAGCCTATCGCGGTAAAGCACCTGCAAACATGACCATTTACAGCGCCTCGTTTCCCGATGTCAGTGATAAATGGCCGATGAAAGACGAAACGACCCGGGAAATTAACGCCATCGATCGGGCGCTGAAGGCCGACCCGTCCCTGCAGCCGCCGCTGATTGAGCAGGGAGACCGCGGTGAGTTAACGCTGATCGCCCAACATGCCTGGTCGCAGGAGGCATTCCGTCATCGCCCGGCGCTGGCGGCCTGGCGCGTGCGGTTGGTGCCCTCGGCGCTGGCGTTGTTTGCGGTGCAAAACCCTCTGGAGGATAAACTGCCGGAAGGGACGGTAATGGACAGCGCCAGCCGCCAGTGGTTTATCCACGCCAACGATGCCATTGGCGTGCGTTCCCGCGCCCGGGTGCTGGCGACGCTGGTGGACAAATACATCCATAACGATATCGAGAGCGACTGGGTGAGCCTGGCCAGCGGCGCGGCCATCCCGGTGCTGGAGGCGCTGTGTGCCGCGAAGCTCGATGGACAGAAGGTGCATCTTTCGCTGGTTGATGACGACCCCGTCGCCCTGCGCTGGGCCGAGACCATGGCGGCTCAGCAGAGGCTGGTCGTGGGCGAGCAGATCACCCTGCTGCGCCGGAATCTGGTGTATCACCTGATCCGTAACGACGATCTGGTGCTGGAGCTGGGGGAGCAGCAGGCCGAGCTGGTGGATGCTCTGGGCATCTTCGAATACTTTAACCATGACGATGCCGTGACCTTTCTAAAACGCGCTCTGCGGCTGGTGAAGCCCGGCGGAGCGGTGATCCTGTCAAACATGCTGAATACCAGCCCACAGATCGATTTTGCCCTGCGCTGCATTGGCTGGCAGCACCTCTTCCCACGTTCCTTAGACGAGCTGCAGGAGATACATCTCGCTGCCGGCGTGCCGGTAGAAAATGTCACCGTGGTCGTGCCTGAAGATGGGGTCTATGCGGTGATGGAGGTGCGGCTGCCCTGA